From one Anabas testudineus chromosome 21, fAnaTes1.2, whole genome shotgun sequence genomic stretch:
- the LOC113173144 gene encoding sterile alpha motif domain-containing protein 9-like, whose protein sequence is MADQGPIKHEEENTLLRMKPWPHEGENVHDNDRDHQMKKDKQTNSDNQPRVCKPYPFEQYHNSYRYIINNILDIPESGPLNLIEPCHEYKAFINTTAETKMDKFTAEVVRFAAACMNSRTNGTIHFGVGDKPNFTHGQVLGVIVEDKEIYGDGLKFAINRSFEHKYKQAAQMCIKPPRFVTVLNNNETSSDKCVIEVDIVPSSTICEENIYHIIEPVKKKTKSSKQFFIRDGSSSRDLLAPNTFTKPMVEYMRFVENMPKQLQLRKQSEEKHLSVIKSSTQGSRLSQMITGRTISLDKSHFEQYVIVTNKSHSSQFESLGFLVELNPTAVLDFDPESAKQGLQRHLDVKSTINAHLPGQYKITEGVEEIANKLKLTRNTSWVFCNGGIENEVPSDIQQWLMEKGASVRDVISFLCRKDVLPNKRFLVIFLLLSTVSDKMDPLVETFSTFWQELRGTDQILCVCDNENAFTSWKDLIEARCGIDISGRCIYELSFAEVNGTILSLFSKNRRASRFLPCGGGSRVLLEKEVERSLNTLDVLCVNQCEGGNEDKIAIEENFYKGGKPSWWNFYFSEEPGSSQLIRRYIIILISNTILDIRFQTRPCVLLNLMHVPGCGGTTLAMHTLWNLRDRFRCAVLKDRNAEFSEVANQVVRLLTYDHEEQLPRVPVLLMIDDFDDMEKVFDLQQVIEKECKTNIKSTQVILLNCMRSESPEQTEITEHAFFLGNDISEKEQIQFENKLVEVEKTSKIAKTFYEFMITKNNLKPEYFQDVVRNTLRSFSINQKQSQLLAILTLLNVYSKDAALPFSLCEKFLSPSPKPICGTDRPEELFGKFSNLICSITVKSDGQYEEVKMIHPNIAKCCLQELRSHKTTEDEIADLLHQIADELYERTENKRKLSQEDHTLKHSVEEGFPLHLFQAFTRLQNLCKVCNNWNETRTRPLR, encoded by the exons ATGGCTGACCAAGGTCCGATTAAG CATGAAGAGGAGAACACTTTGCTCAGGATGAAACCATGGCCACATGAGGGAGAAAATGTGCATGACAACGACAGAGACCACCAAAtgaaaaaggacaaacaaacaaactctgatAACCAACCACGAGTATGTAAACCCTATCCATTTGAACAGTACCATAATTCATATAGATACATTATAAACAATATTCTTGATATCCCAGAATCAGGCCCCTTAAACTTAATTGAACCCTGCCATGAGTATAAAGCTTTTATAAATACAACAGCTGAAACTAAAATGGACAAGTTCACAGCTGAGGTTGTACGTTTTGCAGCAGCCTGCATGAATAGCCGCACCAACGGCACCATACATTTTGGAGTAGGGGACAAGCCAAACTTCACCCATGGTCAAGTGCTGGGAGTGATTGTTGAGGACAAAGAAATTTATGGAGATGGACTAAAATTTGCCATTAATCGTAGTTTTGAGCATAAATACAAACAGGCTGCTCAAATGTGCATCAAACCTCCTCGATTTGTTACGGttcttaataataatgaaacatcATCTGACAAATGCGTGATTGAAGTGGACATAGTTCCTTCCTCTACTATatgtgaagaaaatatttacCATATAATAGAACcagtcaaaaagaaaacaaaatcatcaaAACAATTTTTTATCCGAGACGGGAGTAGCAGCAGGGATCTTCTTGCgccaaacacatttacaaaacCGATGGTAGAGTACATGAGGTTTGTTGAAAACATGCCCAAACAATTACAACTTCGAAAACAGTCTGAAGAGAAGCACCTGAGTGTGATCAAAAGCAGTACTCAAGGTTCCAGATTAAGTCAGATGATAACTGGTAGAACTATCTCTCTGGACAAGTCCCACTTTGAACAGTACGTGATCGTAACTAACAAGTCCCATTCAAGCCAGTTTGAATCACTTGGATTTCTTGTTGAACTCAACCCAACAGCCGTTTTGGATTTTGATCCGGAATCAGCTAAACAAGGATTACAGCGTCACCTTGACGTCAAGAGTACAATAAATGCTCATTTACCGGGACAATATAAAATCACAGAAGGAGTTGAAGAAATAGCAAATAAGCTGAAATTAACTCGAAACACCAGTTGGGTTTTCTGCAATGGAGGAATTGAGAATGAGGTTCCTTCAGACATACAGCAGTGGTTGATGGAAAAGGGGGCCTCAGTTCGagatgtgatttcttttttgtgtcgGAAAGATGTCCTTCCAAACAAGAGATTCCTTGTGATTTTCTTACTTTTGTCAACAGTCAGTGACAAGATGGACCCACTTGTTGAGACTTTCAGTACATTCTGGCAGGAACTCAGAGGCACAGATCAAATCCTTTGTGTATGTGACAATGAAAATGCTTTTACCTCCTGGAAGGATCTAATAGAGGCTCGGTGTGGAATCGATATCTCTGGCAGATGCATATATGAGCTAAGTTTTGCTGAAGTCAATGGTACTATACTTAGTCTTTTCTCTAAAAACCGAAGAGCCAGTCGTTTCTTACCTTGTGGTGGGGGGAGCAGAGTGCTTCTTGAGAAAGAAGTGGAGCGTAGTCTGAATACGCTAGATGTCCTGTGTGTGAACCAGTGTGAAGGaggaaatgaagacaaaatTGCCATAGAGGAAAACTTCTACAAAGGAGGTAAACCCTCATGGTGGAATTTCTATTTCTCAGAGGAACCTGGATCCTCACAGCTTATCAGGCGATACATAATTATCTTAATCAGTAATACCATACTAGATATACGCTTCCAAACAAGACCCTGTGTGTTGCTCAACCTAATGCACGTACCTGGATGTGGTGGGACAACTTTGGCCATGCATACTTTATGGAATCTCCGGGACAGATTTCGTTGTGCGGTCCTTAAAGACAGAAATGCAGAATTCTCTGAAGTAGCTAATCAGGTGGTCAGACTTTTAACATACGACCACGAAGAGCAATTACCACGGGTTCCTGTTTTGCTCATGATAGATGATTTTGATGATATGGAGAAAGTATTTGACTTGCAGCAGGTCATTGAAAAAGAATGCAAGACAAACATCAAGTCTACACAGGTTATTCTTCTAAACTGCATGAGATCTGAGTCCCCTGAACAGACTGAGATAACTGAACATGCTTTTTTCCTTGGAAACGATATCTCTGAGAAGGAGCAGATACAGTTTGAGAATAAATTAGTAGAAGTAGAGAAAACATCCAAGATTGCTAAAACATTCTATGAATTCATGATAACAAAGAATAACTTAAAGCCAGAATATTTTCAGGATGTGGTTCGCAACACCCTAAGGAGCTTCAGTATAAATCAGAAACAATCCCAACTCCTGGCTATTTTAACTCTTTTGAATGTATACTCCAAGGACGCGgctctccccttctctctgtgtgagaAGTTTCTCAGTCCAAGCCCTAAACCTATCTGTGGAACTGACAGACCCGAAGAACTTTTTGGCAagttttcaaatttaatttgctCCATCACAGTTAAGAGTGATGGACAATACGAAGAGGTAAAAATGATCCATCCAAACATTGCAAAGTGTTGTTTGCAGGAACTTAGAAgtcacaaaacaacagaagatgAAATTGCTGATCTACTACATCAGATAGCAGATGAGCTTTACGAGCGCACAGAAAACAAACGCAAACTCTCTCAAGAAGACCATACTTTGAAACATTCAGTAGAGGAAGGATTTCCCTTACATTTATTCCAAGCTTTTACTAGGCTGCAAAATTTATGTAAGGTGTGTAATAACTGGAACGAGACTAGGACAAGGCCTTTGAGGTGA